The nucleotide sequence TGGCCATCCACTCCCTCGGTGCCGAGGCCCGCAGCTTCACCGGCTCCCAGGCCGGCGTCATCACCGACGGCTCGCACGGCAAGGCCCGCATCATCGACGTCACCCCGGGCCGGGTCCGCGCCGCGCTGGACGAGGGCTCGATCGTGCTGGTCGCCGGGTTCCAGGGCGTGAGCCAGGACAGCAAGGACGTCACCACCCTGGGACGCGGCGGGTCGGACACCACCGCCGTGGCGCTGGCCGCAGCGCTGGAGGCCGACGTCTGCGAGATCTACACCGACGTCGACGGCGTGTTCTCCGCCGACCCGCGCATCGTCCCGGACGCCAAGCGCCTCGAGTCCGTCACCTACGAAGAGATGCTGGAGATGGCCGCGGCGGGCACCAAGGTGCTGATGCTGCGCTGCGTGGAGTACGCCCGGCGCTACAACGTTCCCGTGCACGTGCGTTCCTCCTACTCGACCAAGCCGGGCACCGTGGTGTCCGGATCGATTAAGGACATTCCATTGGAGCAGGCAATTCTCACCGGCGTCTCGCACGACCGGTCCGAGGCCAAGGTCACCGTCGTCGGTCTGCCGGACAGCCCCGGCAAGGCCGCGCAGGTCTTCCGTGCCGTCGCCGACGCCGAGATCGACATCGACATGGTGCTGCAGAACATCTCCGGCGCCTCCACCGGAACCACCGACATCACCTTCACGCTGCCGCGCAGCGACGGCCCCACCGCCGTGGAGAAGCTGACCAAGCTGCAGGCGGAGATCGGCTTCACCCAGGTGCTCTACGACGACCACGTGGGCAAGGTGTCGCTGATCGGGGCCGGCATGCGCAGCCACCCCGGCGTCACCGCCACCTTCTGCGAGGCGCTGGCCAAGGCAGGGGTGAACATCGACATCATCTCCACCTCGGAGATCCGCATCTCGGTGCTGTGCAAGGACACCCAGCTCGACGACGCGGTGCAGGCCATCCACGGCGCCTTCGAGCTGGGCGGCGAGGACGAGGCCGTGGTCTACGGGGGCACGGGCCGATGAGCGCCCACGACTCGGGTGCCGGCCTGCGCGTCGGCGTGGTCGGCGCCACCGGGCAGGTCGGTGCCGTGATGCGCCGGCTGCTGGACGAGCGTGACTTCCCGCTGGCGGAGCTGCGCTTCTTCGCCTCCGCGCGCTCGGCGGGCACCAAGCTGCCGTGGCGGGACGGGGAGATCGTGG is from Rhodococcus sp. X156 and encodes:
- a CDS encoding aspartate kinase → MALVVQKYGGSSVGSAERIRRVAERIVDRKKAGDDVVVVVSAMGDTTDELLDLARQVSPVPPAREMDMLLTSGERISNALVAMAIHSLGAEARSFTGSQAGVITDGSHGKARIIDVTPGRVRAALDEGSIVLVAGFQGVSQDSKDVTTLGRGGSDTTAVALAAALEADVCEIYTDVDGVFSADPRIVPDAKRLESVTYEEMLEMAAAGTKVLMLRCVEYARRYNVPVHVRSSYSTKPGTVVSGSIKDIPLEQAILTGVSHDRSEAKVTVVGLPDSPGKAAQVFRAVADAEIDIDMVLQNISGASTGTTDITFTLPRSDGPTAVEKLTKLQAEIGFTQVLYDDHVGKVSLIGAGMRSHPGVTATFCEALAKAGVNIDIISTSEIRISVLCKDTQLDDAVQAIHGAFELGGEDEAVVYGGTGR